One genomic window of Vibrio mangrovi includes the following:
- a CDS encoding AraC family transcriptional regulator, translating into MSATQDTMSAGFEQLREQLLQRMPEPGNYPTPVSSVMLCRRNKSHQPENCFNKPILAMTVQGSKRTVVGNEVHHYTVGQALLAGIDMPSMSYQLDATPEHPYLVISLELDMHLISLLSAQLPKSTPTQIGKGAVIIDVEPELRHSFSRLVDLFDKPEQVPVLAPVILQEIYLQLLLGPHGNFLKSINTQGTHGHQISQAIHWLRSNFHQPLNVDELAAMTHMASSTFRKHFKGVTTMSPTEYHKHLRLYEAQRLMLEDHQDASTAGYSVGYESPTQFNREYKRLFGEPPQRNISRLMSV; encoded by the coding sequence ATGAGTGCGACACAAGACACGATGTCTGCCGGTTTTGAACAACTGCGTGAACAGCTCCTGCAACGAATGCCGGAGCCTGGTAATTACCCGACGCCGGTATCCAGTGTCATGCTCTGCCGGAGGAACAAATCACACCAACCGGAAAACTGTTTTAATAAACCGATACTGGCCATGACGGTACAAGGCTCTAAGCGAACCGTGGTTGGCAACGAAGTTCACCACTACACGGTTGGTCAGGCTCTGCTGGCCGGAATCGATATGCCAAGCATGAGCTATCAGCTCGACGCCACTCCGGAGCATCCTTATCTGGTGATTTCGCTGGAACTCGACATGCATTTGATTTCGCTGTTGTCGGCACAGTTGCCAAAAAGTACACCGACTCAAATCGGGAAAGGTGCGGTCATTATCGATGTTGAACCGGAACTGCGTCACTCCTTTTCACGCCTAGTTGATCTGTTTGATAAACCAGAACAGGTTCCGGTACTGGCACCTGTGATTTTACAAGAAATTTATCTGCAACTGTTGCTCGGCCCTCACGGGAATTTCCTGAAATCCATCAATACTCAGGGAACCCACGGCCATCAGATTTCTCAGGCCATTCACTGGCTGCGGAGCAACTTTCACCAGCCGTTAAATGTCGACGAGCTTGCAGCCATGACACACATGGCTTCTTCAACATTCCGCAAACACTTCAAGGGCGTCACGACGATGAGCCCGACTGAATATCATAAACACCTGCGTCTGTATGAAGCTCAGCGTCTGATGCTGGAAGATCATCAGGACGCCAGCACTGCCGGTTACTCGGTCGGTTATGAAAGCCCGACTCAGTTCAACCGCGAGTACAAACGCCTGTTCGGCGAGCCGCCACAACGAAATATCAGTCGGCTGATGAGCGTTTAG
- a CDS encoding ATP-binding protein, which produces MAIKTGQVNAARLFEALGKIGYSPESALLDIVDNSVANGASKIEVQIVGKRVSVGDKKRTKTVIDKFIIKDDACGMNENGLDNAIGLGSSSDHYDDKTLSKFGLGLKSASSSLGKKLTVITTPDGESFYKGVVDQEKLVFNYEYEFTHANREDIESLKDFCGKNKSGTFVIIEKSRHESLPSIAEILSKLKNKAGIVFYYYLEGLVPDRNKISLIIDDEIIQGFDPLACNEIDSKDGNLDDTSWNGTSVKWITKPSVIQLSEENPECVATIEITQLPHPPSVGKDENISLSQAQCRDKYMIGAGNYGIYVYRNYRLISWADSLDVIRLDQDLYSFRGRLNIQSNSDDILNIDVTKSRIHLSELAKSQLTPELGEAKRKSLSAWRYRSRVIDDLTRSTPHTDINDALNRVDTEIQKDEKIDESLAEPKEQKDISEKKLKLQSSKPVTPEQKEKVERDNEKVQYVDSLDNNQLWERGHDPEKGLIVKVNRSHRLVREVIDSVSVNGTLVRVLDTLFFGLARGEYRFLYKNDTKLSIEAMERLLDDYRETVGNELSELVKRIGAKNIANGDE; this is translated from the coding sequence ATGGCAATAAAAACAGGGCAAGTTAATGCAGCTAGGTTATTTGAAGCGTTAGGAAAGATTGGTTATTCACCAGAATCTGCTTTACTCGATATAGTTGATAACTCTGTTGCTAATGGTGCCTCGAAGATTGAGGTTCAAATAGTAGGAAAACGTGTATCAGTTGGAGATAAGAAGCGAACCAAGACCGTTATAGATAAATTTATTATTAAAGATGATGCGTGTGGGATGAATGAAAACGGCCTTGATAATGCGATAGGTCTTGGTTCAAGTTCTGACCATTATGATGATAAAACGCTTTCTAAATTTGGTTTAGGATTGAAGTCTGCATCATCGTCTTTAGGTAAGAAACTGACAGTAATTACTACCCCTGATGGAGAATCTTTTTATAAGGGTGTTGTAGATCAAGAGAAATTGGTATTCAACTATGAATATGAATTTACTCATGCTAATAGGGAAGATATAGAAAGTCTTAAAGATTTTTGTGGTAAAAATAAATCTGGTACTTTTGTAATTATAGAAAAATCTAGACACGAGAGCTTACCTTCTATAGCTGAAATTCTTAGTAAATTAAAGAATAAAGCTGGTATAGTATTTTATTACTATTTGGAAGGTCTTGTTCCAGATAGAAATAAAATATCATTGATTATTGATGATGAGATTATCCAAGGTTTTGATCCGCTAGCTTGTAATGAGATCGACTCTAAAGATGGAAATTTAGATGATACATCTTGGAATGGTACAAGTGTTAAATGGATTACAAAACCGAGTGTTATACAACTTTCAGAAGAAAACCCTGAATGTGTTGCAACAATTGAAATTACACAATTGCCTCATCCTCCTAGTGTTGGGAAAGACGAAAATATCTCTTTATCACAAGCTCAGTGTCGTGATAAATATATGATAGGTGCAGGAAATTATGGTATTTATGTGTATCGTAACTATAGATTGATTTCATGGGCTGATTCTTTAGATGTAATTAGGCTAGATCAAGACTTGTATAGTTTTAGAGGGCGACTGAATATACAGTCAAACTCAGATGATATATTAAATATAGATGTAACAAAAAGTAGGATTCATCTATCAGAATTAGCTAAATCTCAATTGACTCCTGAACTTGGAGAAGCCAAAAGAAAGAGTTTGAGTGCATGGAGATATAGAAGTCGTGTTATCGATGATTTAACACGTTCTACTCCACATACTGACATAAATGATGCCCTAAATAGAGTTGATACTGAAATTCAGAAAGACGAAAAAATTGATGAATCTTTAGCTGAGCCTAAAGAGCAAAAAGATATTTCTGAAAAAAAACTAAAACTACAGTCATCGAAGCCTGTTACTCCTGAGCAAAAAGAAAAAGTAGAAAGAGATAACGAGAAAGTTCAGTATGTTGATTCATTAGATAATAATCAACTTTGGGAACGGGGACACGACCCGGAAAAAGGTTTGATTGTCAAGGTCAATCGCTCACATAGATTGGTTCGAGAAGTTATTGATAGTGTGTCTGTAAATGGTACTCTCGTTCGAGTCCTTGATACTTTATTTTTTGGTTTGGCTCGTGGAGAATATCGTTTTTTATATAAGAATGATACAAAGTTATCAATAGAGGCAATGGAGCGTTTATTAGACGATTATAGAGAAACCGTTGGAAATGAGTTATCTGAATTAGTAAAACGTATTGGTGCAAAGAATATAGCTAATGGAGATGAATAA
- a CDS encoding coniferyl aldehyde dehydrogenase, with amino-acid sequence MSSQGVYQPSLDTNSAFGELRTILNSMKSAHIKTGPADIALRQDRLQRAIRLLKENHKALAQAMSADFGHRSPYQTLVADIVTTIRMLQHAAEHVATWAEPETIAVDNGIQARIQPQALGVVGIISPWNFPINLSFGPLAGVFAAGNTAMLKPSELTPQTSELMAELVGRYFEPMELAVVLGDSDIAQQFSALPFDHLVFTGSTTVGKHVMRAAAENLVPVTLELGGKSPVVVAADANIRTVAERTLTIKTFNAGQICLSPDYMLIPQGQEDALTDAAQQFIRQSFATMQDNPDYTAIISDRHYQRLIDLLDDARAKGARIISLAPTEEVAYDEVRRKIAPHLILDVTDDMLIMQEEIFGPLLPVRTYQAADEPIDYINQHPRPLAAYYFGEDTAQQEKFANSTTSGALVINDVMTHASIEDLPFGGVGASGIGAYHGIHGFRRFSHAKPIVEQSKDGISNLRLRAPYADKQAQLEAFLNQ; translated from the coding sequence ATGTCTTCTCAGGGCGTTTATCAACCATCATTGGATACAAACTCTGCTTTCGGTGAACTGCGCACCATACTCAACAGCATGAAAAGTGCACATATCAAAACTGGGCCGGCAGATATTGCTCTGAGACAAGACCGTCTGCAACGTGCCATCCGGCTGCTGAAAGAAAATCACAAAGCTCTGGCTCAGGCTATGAGTGCCGACTTCGGCCATCGCAGCCCTTATCAGACACTGGTTGCTGACATCGTAACGACTATCAGAATGCTGCAACATGCGGCAGAGCATGTTGCAACCTGGGCAGAACCTGAAACCATCGCTGTCGATAACGGTATTCAGGCCAGAATTCAGCCTCAGGCGCTCGGTGTCGTTGGCATCATCAGCCCGTGGAACTTCCCGATCAATCTGTCATTCGGACCATTGGCCGGTGTTTTCGCAGCCGGTAATACCGCGATGCTCAAACCCTCAGAACTCACACCGCAGACATCAGAGCTGATGGCCGAACTGGTTGGCCGCTACTTTGAACCGATGGAACTTGCAGTTGTGCTCGGTGACAGCGATATTGCTCAACAGTTTAGCGCTCTGCCTTTTGATCATCTGGTTTTCACCGGCAGTACCACAGTCGGTAAACATGTCATGCGGGCCGCAGCAGAAAATCTGGTGCCGGTCACGCTGGAACTCGGTGGTAAATCGCCAGTCGTGGTTGCAGCCGATGCCAATATCCGCACCGTTGCCGAACGCACACTGACCATCAAAACATTCAATGCCGGGCAAATCTGTCTTTCTCCGGATTACATGCTGATTCCACAAGGTCAGGAAGATGCACTGACTGATGCCGCCCAACAATTTATCCGCCAGAGTTTTGCCACCATGCAGGACAACCCCGACTACACGGCAATCATCAGTGACCGGCACTATCAGCGCCTGATTGACCTGCTGGATGATGCCAGAGCCAAAGGCGCGCGGATTATCAGCTTAGCTCCGACAGAAGAAGTGGCTTATGACGAAGTCCGGCGCAAAATTGCTCCTCACCTGATTCTCGATGTGACCGACGACATGCTGATCATGCAGGAAGAGATTTTTGGCCCGCTTCTGCCGGTCAGAACTTATCAGGCGGCAGATGAACCGATCGACTATATTAATCAACATCCGCGCCCGCTTGCTGCTTATTACTTTGGCGAAGATACCGCTCAGCAGGAAAAATTTGCCAACAGCACGACATCCGGTGCACTGGTCATCAACGATGTCATGACGCACGCATCAATCGAAGATCTGCCATTCGGCGGTGTCGGTGCCTCAGGCATCGGAGCTTACCATGGCATTCACGGCTTCCGCCGCTTCAGCCACGCCAAGCCGATTGTTGAACAGAGTAAGGATGGCATATCGAACCTGCGTCTGCGGGCTCCTTATGCGGACAAACAAGCACAACTGGAAGCTTTTTTAAATCAGTAA
- a CDS encoding phosphoadenosine phosphosulfate reductase family protein, with protein sequence MSNRITVKEALERKDVRHVIGISGGKDSAALAIYIRNNYPEIHEKVEYFFSDTGAELEEVLDFIKILESYLGKPITRLSSDKPFEHWLKVHNDYLPSPRQRWCTVKLKLKPFEEFVGNDQVISYIGIRADENREGYVSQKENISAVFPFIEDGLVRDDIFQILKDTVGVPKYYEWRSRSGCYFCFFQRQDEWLGLKRNHPELFEKAKEIEKTAGNGYTWVQGRTLDEVVAHAERREKEKGIIFKTSSTSKEKWQTVLANMEEDDADDQACIICSL encoded by the coding sequence ATGAGTAATAGAATCACGGTGAAAGAAGCACTTGAACGGAAAGATGTTCGTCATGTGATTGGTATCTCTGGTGGTAAAGATAGTGCGGCTTTAGCGATTTATATTCGTAACAACTATCCTGAGATTCATGAAAAAGTCGAGTATTTCTTTTCTGATACGGGAGCAGAATTGGAAGAAGTTCTTGATTTTATAAAAATTCTAGAATCATATCTTGGAAAGCCAATTACTAGACTCTCGAGTGATAAACCATTTGAGCATTGGCTGAAAGTTCATAATGATTATCTGCCTTCTCCTCGCCAGCGTTGGTGTACTGTCAAACTGAAGTTAAAGCCGTTTGAAGAGTTTGTCGGTAATGACCAGGTGATTAGCTATATCGGTATTCGGGCTGATGAAAATCGTGAAGGCTATGTCAGCCAGAAAGAAAATATCAGTGCTGTTTTTCCTTTTATTGAAGATGGACTTGTTCGAGATGATATTTTTCAAATCCTGAAAGATACTGTTGGTGTCCCTAAGTATTACGAATGGCGTAGCCGATCTGGCTGTTATTTCTGTTTTTTCCAGAGGCAAGATGAATGGTTGGGATTGAAACGCAATCATCCTGAACTTTTTGAAAAAGCAAAAGAAATTGAAAAGACTGCCGGTAATGGATATACCTGGGTTCAGGGGAGAACTTTAGATGAAGTTGTTGCTCATGCTGAGAGAAGAGAAAAAGAAAAAGGCATTATTTTTAAAACTTCCTCTACATCAAAAGAGAAGTGGCAGACGGTCTTAGCCAATATGGAAGAAGATGATGCAGATGATCAGGCATGTATAATTTGTAGTTTATAG
- a CDS encoding AraC family transcriptional regulator has protein sequence MSHNMDDTGIRDQEMQRINDELIRRLVERVPHSGKYPTAIAGLGITRWDEAETRDNCFYQPAIGIILQGRKESLIGGELFHYGAFDCLVNGVDVPSLSRVLEATPEQPMFAVSLIIDKELAMELVADMPPDNTTSPEVCPGVSLAPTEPEVLDVFHRLIQLLDKPEQIPLMAPLLIREVIVRILMSQQGKTLRKIYQQGSYSHQIATAIAWLKDNYMQPLSVERLASHVHMATSTFHRQFKLVTSLSPLQYQKRLRLYEAQKLMMVEYMDANTAGLKVGYESAQQFSREYKRLFGEPPYRNIQRLRQERA, from the coding sequence TTGAGTCATAACATGGATGATACCGGTATCCGGGATCAGGAAATGCAGCGGATTAACGACGAGTTAATCCGCCGGTTAGTGGAACGTGTTCCGCATTCCGGGAAATATCCTACGGCGATCGCCGGGTTAGGTATTACTCGCTGGGATGAAGCAGAGACCCGGGACAACTGTTTCTATCAACCGGCGATCGGAATTATTCTGCAAGGGAGAAAAGAGTCACTCATCGGTGGTGAACTGTTTCACTACGGCGCTTTTGATTGTCTGGTGAACGGCGTTGATGTGCCAAGTCTGAGCCGGGTGCTTGAGGCGACACCGGAGCAGCCGATGTTTGCTGTTTCTCTGATTATCGATAAAGAGCTGGCGATGGAACTGGTGGCTGACATGCCACCGGACAATACAACCAGCCCGGAAGTGTGTCCCGGCGTGTCTCTCGCACCGACAGAACCGGAGGTGCTCGATGTCTTTCATCGTCTGATTCAGTTGCTGGATAAGCCGGAGCAGATCCCGTTGATGGCACCACTGTTAATTCGGGAAGTGATTGTCCGGATCCTGATGAGTCAGCAGGGAAAGACACTGCGTAAAATTTATCAGCAGGGTTCCTACAGTCATCAGATCGCGACGGCGATTGCCTGGCTGAAAGATAATTATATGCAACCATTATCCGTTGAGCGGTTAGCCAGCCATGTGCATATGGCAACATCAACATTCCACCGCCAGTTTAAACTGGTGACTTCGCTCAGCCCGCTGCAATACCAGAAACGGCTGCGTTTGTATGAAGCGCAGAAATTAATGATGGTTGAATATATGGATGCCAATACGGCCGGATTGAAAGTCGGTTATGAAAGTGCCCAGCAGTTCAGTCGTGAGTATAAACGTCTGTTCGGAGAACCGCCTTACCGCAATATTCAGCGTCTTCGTCAGGAACGGGCGTAA
- a CDS encoding DNA phosphorothioation-associated putative methyltransferase — protein MDKEQFSRLVAQITAGKHLPEAIYLHKDAFSALPEVLQKFIPAVGQAVNLPEEQWDLVKLFKKEFRLSLLSYPDFYTDSYPALKQSLNVDLSKLTHKIIAYHDSENPPILHRKETMVLKDNPHYEQFTAVTQEGENAGLYENPRIIGFKRTWENLIHKHGYELVDGRLFRRSALPNEEAADNIDRYKTALVRHELSAPMKSLAKHGFLEGSYSIFDYGCGKSDDLRELEAHGIDALGWDPIYCPDTDKVPSDIVNLGFVLNVIEDKDERLDALLGAWELTDKFLVVSVMLANESYIAQFTPYKDGVITSRNTFQKYYVQSEIKTYLERSLQEDVIAAAPGIFYIFRDKLEEQQYLQKKYTRHHVWKQLTSPSPIEARDKAKLVITQHQALFERFWNTCLELGRIPAHDEFEPSDDVRQLIGSHKKIFTLLRELFDTREFEQAEQNRKEDLLLYFSMGLFEKRKPYTQQPESLKRDIKALFGDYKTALNLATELLFAIADTELIHSQCEKAHQRLPASVLNQGHSLIFHKNHIDELPLLLRVYVGAGLQMYGELDESIDLIKIHITSGKLTLTAYDDFEQSVPFLVERIKIKMADQEIDFFDYVDEDKRPPLLNRHLYIPIEHPDYKKQLSFDRRLGKVLETDFDREVMMRRIELETLLNKERKRISKFKLL, from the coding sequence ATGGACAAGGAACAATTTTCCCGTTTGGTCGCTCAAATCACTGCCGGTAAACATCTCCCGGAAGCAATCTACTTACATAAAGATGCATTTTCCGCTCTCCCTGAAGTGCTGCAAAAGTTTATTCCAGCCGTAGGGCAGGCAGTGAATTTACCCGAGGAACAATGGGACTTGGTCAAACTGTTCAAGAAGGAATTCCGTCTCTCACTACTCAGCTATCCTGATTTTTATACCGATTCCTATCCTGCGTTAAAACAGAGCCTGAATGTCGATCTGTCCAAATTGACACATAAAATCATTGCCTACCACGACTCGGAAAATCCGCCAATTTTGCACCGCAAAGAAACCATGGTGCTGAAGGATAATCCCCACTACGAACAATTCACCGCAGTCACTCAGGAAGGAGAAAACGCCGGACTGTATGAAAATCCCCGTATCATCGGTTTTAAAAGAACCTGGGAAAATCTGATCCACAAGCATGGTTATGAACTGGTCGATGGCCGCTTGTTTCGTCGCTCGGCGCTTCCCAATGAAGAAGCGGCAGACAATATTGATCGCTATAAGACTGCATTGGTCCGCCATGAACTTTCCGCGCCGATGAAATCATTAGCCAAACACGGTTTTCTCGAAGGCAGTTATTCGATCTTTGATTATGGCTGCGGGAAATCTGATGACCTGCGCGAACTGGAAGCACACGGCATCGATGCCTTAGGCTGGGATCCGATTTACTGCCCGGACACGGACAAAGTTCCTTCTGATATCGTCAATTTGGGTTTCGTGCTGAACGTCATTGAAGACAAAGACGAACGGCTCGATGCCCTGCTCGGCGCATGGGAGTTAACCGACAAATTTCTGGTGGTCTCGGTGATGCTGGCCAACGAAAGCTATATTGCACAATTCACACCGTACAAAGACGGCGTGATCACCTCACGCAATACCTTTCAGAAGTATTACGTCCAATCAGAAATCAAAACTTATCTCGAAAGGAGTCTACAAGAAGATGTGATTGCCGCTGCGCCGGGGATTTTTTATATCTTCAGAGATAAACTCGAAGAACAACAATACTTGCAGAAAAAATACACCCGTCATCATGTCTGGAAGCAACTCACTTCTCCATCACCAATCGAAGCCAGAGACAAAGCCAAACTCGTCATCACCCAACATCAGGCGCTGTTTGAGCGATTCTGGAATACCTGTCTGGAGCTCGGGCGCATCCCGGCTCACGATGAATTTGAACCATCAGATGATGTCCGGCAACTTATTGGTTCGCATAAGAAGATATTTACTTTGCTACGGGAGTTATTTGACACCCGTGAATTTGAACAGGCAGAACAGAACCGTAAAGAAGATTTGCTGCTCTATTTCTCAATGGGACTGTTTGAAAAGCGCAAGCCCTATACTCAACAACCGGAGTCTTTAAAACGCGATATCAAAGCCCTGTTTGGCGACTACAAAACCGCGCTCAACTTAGCCACCGAACTGCTGTTTGCGATTGCAGATACCGAGTTGATTCACAGCCAGTGTGAGAAAGCCCATCAACGACTCCCAGCCAGCGTGCTCAATCAGGGACATTCGCTGATTTTTCACAAAAACCATATCGACGAACTACCGCTCCTTCTCCGCGTCTACGTCGGTGCCGGGTTGCAAATGTACGGGGAATTAGACGAGTCCATTGATTTGATCAAGATCCACATCACCTCAGGCAAGTTAACCCTCACCGCTTACGATGATTTCGAACAATCCGTCCCGTTTCTCGTCGAACGCATCAAAATCAAGATGGCCGATCAGGAGATTGATTTCTTCGATTATGTCGATGAAGACAAACGCCCGCCCCTGCTCAACCGGCATTTGTACATTCCGATTGAGCATCCGGATTATAAGAAACAGTTGAGTTTTGATCGGCGGTTGGGGAAGGTGCTTGAGACTGATTTTGACCGGGAAGTGATGATGAGACGTATTGAATTAGAAACCCTCTTGAATAAAGAGCGTAAGCGAATATCAAAATTTAAACTTTTATAA
- a CDS encoding type 1 glutamine amidotransferase domain-containing protein has translation MKILMVLTSHSELGNTGAKTGFWLEEFAAPYYTFKDAGAELVLASPEGGQPPLDPKSDLADFQTELTHRFKADPQAQSELANTVKLETISHDDFDAVFYPGGHGPLWDLTNSADSIKLIESFERAGKPISFVCHAPGVLRHVKAENGQPLIKGRKVTGFTNTEEAAVELTDVVPFLIEDEFIALGGLYEKGPDWMPYVVEDGLLITGQNPGSSEAVAQALLAKLA, from the coding sequence ATGAAAATTTTAATGGTCCTGACTTCTCACAGTGAACTGGGTAACACTGGCGCAAAAACAGGCTTCTGGCTCGAAGAGTTTGCTGCACCTTATTACACCTTTAAAGATGCCGGAGCCGAGCTGGTGCTTGCTTCTCCCGAAGGCGGTCAGCCACCGCTGGACCCTAAAAGTGATCTGGCAGATTTTCAGACCGAGCTAACCCATCGCTTTAAAGCAGACCCACAAGCTCAGTCAGAACTGGCAAACACCGTCAAACTGGAAACCATCAGCCACGACGATTTTGATGCGGTCTTTTACCCCGGCGGACACGGCCCATTATGGGATCTGACCAACTCAGCGGATTCAATCAAGCTGATTGAAAGTTTCGAGCGGGCCGGCAAACCTATCAGCTTTGTATGTCATGCACCGGGCGTATTACGTCACGTCAAAGCTGAAAATGGTCAGCCGCTGATCAAAGGCCGTAAAGTGACCGGTTTTACAAATACAGAAGAAGCGGCCGTTGAACTGACTGACGTGGTTCCATTCTTAATTGAAGATGAGTTTATCGCCCTCGGTGGTCTGTACGAAAAAGGCCCGGACTGGATGCCTTATGTGGTCGAAGACGGTCTGCTGATCACCGGCCAGAACCCGGGCAGTTCAGAAGCCGTTGCTCAGGCATTACTGGCAAAACTGGCGTAA
- a CDS encoding cyclophilin-like fold protein has translation MGKKIRSVATAAIISAATIYMNTAQAADQIRIVIDQQPSVVVDMLDNPASQDFISMLPMQVTFEDFARTEKITYLPRRLNTDNSPTPAQASGDFTYYAPWGNIAVFYKGLGHDSRLFVLGKIASGKEVLAQMNGDFSARIEKVE, from the coding sequence ATGGGAAAAAAAATACGCTCAGTTGCTACCGCAGCCATCATCAGTGCAGCAACCATTTACATGAATACCGCACAGGCAGCCGATCAAATCCGTATCGTGATCGATCAACAGCCCAGTGTTGTCGTGGATATGCTGGACAACCCGGCCAGTCAGGATTTTATCTCCATGTTACCAATGCAGGTCACTTTTGAAGACTTTGCCCGCACAGAGAAAATCACCTATCTGCCACGTCGGCTGAATACGGACAATTCACCGACTCCGGCTCAGGCTTCCGGAGATTTTACCTATTATGCTCCCTGGGGAAATATTGCAGTATTTTATAAAGGCTTAGGCCATGACAGCCGCCTGTTCGTGCTCGGTAAGATTGCTTCCGGAAAAGAAGTTCTGGCGCAGATGAACGGCGATTTTTCTGCCCGGATCGAGAAAGTCGAATAA
- a CDS encoding LysR family transcriptional regulator: protein MSLTRLRTFVEVYRQRSISAAARNLNLTQPAVSQHIAGLEVAVGRKLFTREAAGVEPTGAADELAADIGDKLDVVESALAQAKARSVDMEGVLQIIGHADFMAEVIAPQLLPLLQSGIRVRMHAGDGDLVHHMLVEGHCDLGFTAHPVTDKRLRSETVMVAPVWAVAAPEVAQRISQADDFAQAFMDEPMLTYNLELSVIGGWLEKNRIRPDVHPPALVSQDLRALRHLLIQGFGWTVLPEYLCHEQIQRGELQQIPAPVADTRLTYYMAWTPSALRQPRIAHARQTLLWQLNPQAKRSSAD, encoded by the coding sequence ATGTCATTGACTCGTTTACGGACTTTTGTTGAAGTCTATCGCCAGCGATCGATTAGTGCGGCGGCAAGAAATCTGAATCTGACTCAGCCGGCGGTATCACAACATATCGCCGGGCTGGAAGTCGCGGTCGGAAGAAAGCTCTTTACCCGTGAAGCTGCCGGAGTAGAACCAACGGGTGCTGCCGATGAGCTGGCAGCGGATATCGGCGATAAACTGGATGTGGTGGAGTCAGCTCTGGCACAGGCGAAAGCCCGCTCGGTCGATATGGAAGGTGTGCTGCAAATCATCGGTCATGCTGATTTTATGGCGGAGGTGATTGCACCTCAGCTACTGCCGTTGCTGCAATCGGGAATTCGGGTGCGGATGCATGCCGGAGACGGCGATCTGGTTCATCACATGCTGGTGGAAGGACATTGTGATCTGGGATTTACGGCGCATCCGGTGACGGATAAGCGGTTACGCAGTGAAACTGTGATGGTCGCGCCGGTTTGGGCGGTAGCTGCGCCAGAAGTGGCTCAGCGAATTAGTCAGGCCGACGATTTTGCGCAGGCGTTTATGGATGAACCGATGCTGACCTACAATCTTGAACTGTCGGTGATTGGCGGCTGGCTGGAGAAAAACCGTATTCGTCCGGACGTGCATCCGCCGGCATTGGTCAGTCAGGATCTGCGGGCGTTGCGTCATCTGTTGATTCAGGGATTCGGCTGGACGGTTTTACCTGAATATCTGTGCCATGAACAGATTCAGCGTGGTGAACTTCAGCAGATACCGGCTCCGGTAGCCGACACCCGGCTGACGTATTATATGGCGTGGACACCGAGTGCGCTGAGGCAGCCCCGGATTGCTCATGCCCGGCAGACATTGTTATGGCAGTTGAATCCGCAGGCTAAACGCTCATCAGCCGACTGA